The Streptococcus suis DNA window TGGAAGACTACAAAGTAGCACATCCAGAATTGGCTGCAGAAGTAACAGCTATCTTGGAAGGTCGTGAATTGGCTGAGTTGACAGAAGCTGATTTCCCTGTCTATGAAAATGGTTTCTCACAAGCAACTCGTAACTCATCACAAGACGCGATAAATGCAGCAGCGGCAGTATTACCAAATTTCTTTGGTGGTTCAGCTGACTTGGCACACTCAAATATGACTGTCATTAAGGGGGAAGGACTTCAAGACTCTGCTAATCCTCTGAATCGCAATATCCAATTCGGTGTGCGTGAATTTGCTATGGGTACTATCTTGAATGGTATGGCAGCACACGGTGGACTTCGCGTTTTCGGTGGTACCTTCTTCGTCTTCTCAGACTATGTGAAGGCAGCAGTTCGTTTGTCAGCCCTTCAAGGACTTCCTGTAACTTATGTCTTCACGCATGACTCAATTGCAGTTGGTGAAGATGGCCCAACTCACGAGCCAATCGAGCACTTGGCAGGACTTCGTGCCATGCCAAACCTCAACGTTTTCCGTCCAGCAGATGCGCGTGAAACACAGGCAGCTTGGTACTTGTCATTGACCAGCAAATCAACACCATCAGCTCTTGTTCTCACTCGTCAAAACTTGACAGTTGAAGAAGGAACAGCCTTTGACAAGGTTGCAAAAGGTGCTTACGTTGTCTATGAAGCAGCAGGCTTTGATACCATCCTTCTTGCATCTGGTTCAGAAGTGAACTTGGCTGTAAAAGCTGCCAAAGAACTAGAAGCAACAGGCACTAAGGTCCGTGTGGTTTCTGTACCGTCTACAGAGCTCTTTGATGCACAAGATGCAGCTTATAAGGAAGAAATCCTTCCAAATGCTATCCGTCGTCGCTTGGCTATTGAAATGGGTGCGACTCAAAGTTGGTACAAGTATGTCGGTCTTGACGGTAAAGTTCTTGGTATCGACACGTTCGGTGCCTCAGCTCCAGCACAAACAGTTATTGACAACTATGGCTTCACAGTAGAAAATGTTGTGAACTTGGTTGGCAAATTATAGTAAAATGTCAGAAACAGCCTTTCGGGGCTGTTTTCTGTTATAATCATTTTATGAACTATACCTTAGAAGAAAAAGAATATTTTATGAGACAAGCCTTAGAAGAGGCACGAAAATCCCTTGAAAAAGATGAAATCCCAATCGGTTGCGTTATTGTGAAGGAAGGGCAGATTATTGGTAGAGGCCACAATGCGCGTGAGGAACTCAATCAAGCCATCATGCACGCCGAAGTCATGGCCATCCAAGAAGCCAATCGAGTGGAAGGGAATTGGCGACTGCTGGATACGACCCTTTTTGTCACAATAGAACCCTGTGTCATGTGTAGTGGTGCTATTGGTCTCGCACGCATTCCAAGGGTGATTTATGGAGGCACCAATCAAAAGTTTGGTGCTGCTGGGAGTCTTTATGATATTTTAGCGGACGTCCGTCTGAATCATCGAGTAGAGGTGGAAAAGGGAATATTGGAAGAGGAGTGTGCCCAAATGATGCAAGATTTTTTCAGACAACGTAGGGAGAAGCAAAAAGCTGATAAGCTGGCTACTAAATCCCTAGTGGATCAATCCTAATCGACTCTCCACTTGCACTCTAGCCAAATTGTGTTATAATAATAAACGGAGCAACATTCGTGCGTGAAGCGGGTCAGGGGAGGAATCCAGCAGCCCTAAGCGAAGTCGGGTGTGTGCTCTTTTTTTGTACAGCCTAAAAATCCTTTGAAATTAAGCTTTCAGAGGTTTTTTATTGTCTCGTTTTTTAGAGACAGGGGCAAAATAGGGGCAGTCAAATCAAACCATGAACGAAACTAGCCAAGCTACAATACCCCACCCCATAACGAAAAGAATTAAAGTCAGGGATTGTCAGGGGGGGAGGCGGTTTGAAATATTCTTTGGCTTTTATTCTTCAAATTCTTTTTCATCGTCGCATAACACATTCTACTTGAATTGATTCTAGATGGCTCCGTTTTTCGAATATTATTAAGAAAAGTTTTGGACTGCTCTGCTATTCTATTGAAAAAGAAGGAGGGAAGTCTATGTTTGTATTTGCCTTTCCAGGTATGGGGAAAACGACTCTTGCTAAGAAATATAGCAGAGTGGTGGACTTAGAGATGTCCGATATAAAATACGATAATAGTAGTGTACAGCATTTGAGTAAGGAAGAACGAAAATCAACGAAGCGGCCTTTAAAGGATAAGCTCTATAAAACAATCTATGTGGATAAAGCATATAGTCTCCACCAGGATGGAAAAGTTGTTTTAGTAGCACTGAATTTTTTAGCCAGAATGCTAGCTGCAATGATAGTACGTGGTGGGGTCTTGTTTCATATTTTCATTCCTCATCCGTTTTTAAAAGAGGAATATCGGCAACGCTATATTTCTAGAGGAAACAACCAACGCTTTATCTTTGAGGTTATGTTTATTTGGTATATCGCTCTGATTCCACTGTATATGCTAGCTAAGCTATTTCCCTACTGGATTACTGTAACACATGCTGGAGAGACCCTAGAGGATTATTGTAAACGTGAAAATTTCATGGAATTTCCAAGAAAACCAAAAATTACGCAAACCATTTCATGAAAATGAATGAAAATTGATAAATTCCTTGAAAAAAACCTGATAAAGCGTTATCATATTATAGTATACAAATGGAGGAAAAACATGACACATATTACATTTGATTATTCAAAAGTCTTAGGCCAATTTGTTGGTGCACAAGAAGTTGACTATATGCAACCACAGGTTACATTGGCTGACCAAATGCTTCGTCAAGGTACAGGTCCTGGTAGCGACTTTATTGGCTGGTTGGATTTGCCAGAAAACTATGACAAAGAAGAATTTGCTCGTATCAAGAAAGCAGCAACTAAGATCCAAAATGAAAGTGAAGTTTTGGTGGTTATTGGTATCGGTGGTTCATACCTTGGTGCCAAAGCAGCGATTGACTTTTTAAGCAATTCTTTTGCTAATTTGCAAACTCGTGAAGAACGCAAAGCGCCACAAATCCTTTACGCTGGAAATTCTATCTCATCAAGCTACCTTGCTGACTTGGTTGACTACGTGTCGGATAAAGATTTCTCTGTTAACGTGATTTCTAAATCAGGTACAACAACAGAGCCCGCGATTGCTTTCCGTGTCTTTAAAGAATTGCTTGTGAAAAAATACGGTCAAGAAGAAGCTAATAACCGTATCTATGCTACAACAGATAAAGCCAAAGGTGCTGTAAAAGTGGAAGCAGATGCAAATGGTTGGGAAACTTTTGTTGTTCCAGATAACGTCGGTGGACGCTTCTCAGTATTGACAGCAGTTGGACTTTTGCCAATCGCAGCATCTGGTGCAGATATTGACGCTCTTATGGAAGGTGCAAATGCTGCCCGTACGACATTCACATCTGATAAAATTGCTGAAAACCAAGCATACCAATATGCTGCAGTGCGTAACATTCTTTACAGAAAAGGTTATGTAACAGAAATCTTAGCTAACTACGAACCATCGCTTCAATACTTCAGTGAATGGTGGAAACAGTTGGCTGGTGAATCCGAAGGTAAGGATCAAAAAGGTATCAATCCAACATCTGCTAACTTCTCAACAGACTTGCACTCTCTTGGACAATTTATCCAAGAAGGAAACCGCAACATCTTTGAAACAGTTGTTCGTGTTGACAAACCTAGAAAAAATATTCTTATCCCTGAAATGGAAGAAGACCTTGATGGTCTGGGCTACTTGCAAGGAAAAGACGTTGACTTTGTAAACAAAAAAGCAACGGATGGAGTGCTTCTTGCTCACACAGATGGTGACGTACCAAACATGTTTGTGACTCTTCCACAACAAGATGAGTTCACACTTGGTTACACCTTCTACTTCTTTGAATTGGCTATTGCTATCTCTGGTTACCTCAATGCTATCAACCCATTTGACCAACCAGGTGTAGAAGCCTACAAGAAAAATATGTTTGCTCTTCTTGGTAAACCAGGATTTGAAGAACTTGGTGCAGAATTAAACGCACGTTTGTAAAAAAACCAAACTGATCGGCGACGGTCAGTTTTTCTTTGCTTATTAAATGTGGTAGAATAGAGCCTATGAAAAATGAATTTTTTGTAGTGGGTGATGTCCATGGAGAGTTTGAGCTCCTACTAGATATTTTAAAGAAATGGGATGAAGAGCGACAACAGCTAATTTTTCTGGGAGATTTGATTGACCGTGGAGAAAATTCAAAGGCCTGTTTAGAACTGGTTTGGCAGTTGGTTCGCG harbors:
- the tkt gene encoding transketolase, whose protein sequence is MSNLSVNAIRFLGIDAIEKSKSGHPGIVMGAAPMAYSLFTKELRINPSQPNWINRDRFILSAGHGSMLLYGLLHLSGFEDVTMDEIKNFRQWGSKTPGHPELGHTTGVDATTGPLGQGISTATGFAQAERFLAAKYNRDGFPIFDHYTYVICGDGDLMEGVSSEAASYAGLQKLEKLIVLYDSNDINLDGETKDAFTESVRARYDAYGWYTDLVTNGTDVDVIFAAIEKAKAAGKPSLIEIKTVIGYGSPNKAGSNAAHGAPLGPEEAEATRKALDWNYAPFEIPAEVYADFKANVADRGAAAYDAWVRLVEDYKVAHPELAAEVTAILEGRELAELTEADFPVYENGFSQATRNSSQDAINAAAAVLPNFFGGSADLAHSNMTVIKGEGLQDSANPLNRNIQFGVREFAMGTILNGMAAHGGLRVFGGTFFVFSDYVKAAVRLSALQGLPVTYVFTHDSIAVGEDGPTHEPIEHLAGLRAMPNLNVFRPADARETQAAWYLSLTSKSTPSALVLTRQNLTVEEGTAFDKVAKGAYVVYEAAGFDTILLASGSEVNLAVKAAKELEATGTKVRVVSVPSTELFDAQDAAYKEEILPNAIRRRLAIEMGATQSWYKYVGLDGKVLGIDTFGASAPAQTVIDNYGFTVENVVNLVGKL
- the tadA gene encoding tRNA adenosine(34) deaminase TadA, whose product is MNYTLEEKEYFMRQALEEARKSLEKDEIPIGCVIVKEGQIIGRGHNAREELNQAIMHAEVMAIQEANRVEGNWRLLDTTLFVTIEPCVMCSGAIGLARIPRVIYGGTNQKFGAAGSLYDILADVRLNHRVEVEKGILEEECAQMMQDFFRQRREKQKADKLATKSLVDQS
- a CDS encoding glucose-6-phosphate isomerase, with protein sequence MTHITFDYSKVLGQFVGAQEVDYMQPQVTLADQMLRQGTGPGSDFIGWLDLPENYDKEEFARIKKAATKIQNESEVLVVIGIGGSYLGAKAAIDFLSNSFANLQTREERKAPQILYAGNSISSSYLADLVDYVSDKDFSVNVISKSGTTTEPAIAFRVFKELLVKKYGQEEANNRIYATTDKAKGAVKVEADANGWETFVVPDNVGGRFSVLTAVGLLPIAASGADIDALMEGANAARTTFTSDKIAENQAYQYAAVRNILYRKGYVTEILANYEPSLQYFSEWWKQLAGESEGKDQKGINPTSANFSTDLHSLGQFIQEGNRNIFETVVRVDKPRKNILIPEMEEDLDGLGYLQGKDVDFVNKKATDGVLLAHTDGDVPNMFVTLPQQDEFTLGYTFYFFELAIAISGYLNAINPFDQPGVEAYKKNMFALLGKPGFEELGAELNARL